A stretch of DNA from Paenibacillus albus:
TCCGAGCAGAATACTGTTTCACGACTTCGCCATTCGCGTCCACGAGAAACTTCACGAAGTTCCATTCGATATCGCCGGTACGATAAGGAGCCGGAACCGCTTCAACCAAGTACTTGTACAACGGATGAGCGTCTTCACCCTTCACGTCAATCTTCGCGAACATCGGGAAAGTCACCGAATAGTTCAAATCGCAAAATGCTGCGATTTCTTCATTCGAGCCCGGCTCTTGCAGGCCGAATTGGTTGCAAGGGAAACCGAGAACGACGACATCCTCCGCCTTGTACGTCTCATAAATGTGCTGAAGTCCTTTGTAGTGAGGCGTTAGTCCACATGCGCTCGCCGTGTTGACGATCAGCACGATCTTGCCTTTGTAAGCCGCGAGCGATTGTTCTTCGCCGGTAATCGTCCGGACTGTGAAATCATAAATACTCATGTGCAGGGCACCTCCAGAAAATACGTTCATAGTATTTTGTATCTAATTAAATTGTATAAAATCATTGTAGCCTATGAGCGTAACAGGAGCAACCCTAAAGTTCATGCAGGTCTACTTGCTGCACTAGCTAGCACAGCTGCTTCTGCAGCA
This window harbors:
- a CDS encoding glutathione peroxidase is translated as MSIYDFTVRTITGEEQSLAAYKGKIVLIVNTASACGLTPHYKGLQHIYETYKAEDVVVLGFPCNQFGLQEPGSNEEIAAFCDLNYSVTFPMFAKIDVKGEDAHPLYKYLVEAVPAPYRTGDIEWNFVKFLVDANGEVVKQYSARTEPSAIEPDLRSLIDNGSIGAAPNTVND